The sequence tgcgggaggATATACGcgccaaaagtctcgaaaaaactgaaaggccactttcagcttcGTTATGATatcgatattcaaatagtgacatgttgttagcacatcgcctaaaagaggaattccaagtttataagcatatcctaTAGTCCCATtgtaagacatccatgggaaagatatggagtgattctattctaaagtgccaaaaaccacacggcacaacaccTTTTCGAGGTCAATAacacaacatacatattaattcgcagattttatataattccaGCCTTCGAAGACTACAATAGTTCAGGCCTCCATCCATCTCCATCGCTCTTCTGCCTTTTACCTGTCACTGACCGCAGaaactttaatattaatatgatgTTGCTATGCGATTAGTTTCTTGGACAcaggttataaaaaaaaattaaaagtcccACGCATTCTTCTTTGTTGTCTAAAATCTATTGATAAAGTATATCTATTGTTGCGCAAGGGTAATAGTTCGGCCGtccttttgtattttataaagaaaaaagactaCAAAGATAATTTGCAACTAATCAGTGTTAAAAATCACTTTACTTCATCActgcatatcataaagtaaaaaagtccgtctatttttatttctttgtctaTGTAGGTACGCGGTAATTTAGGATATTTGTAGATGGATTTTGTACCTGTTTTAACTGTTGGAAAGAAgattttctgaggaaggtttacgagtaaaaagaaaaaaggaaattcttctatatccaatgactgttctatttttgttacatttctttttatgtgcaatagagagtttacaaacaaacaaacaaaaaagtaaaatacctaaattatattacttataggctatagttaaaaatttaattgaaagtaTGCTTGAGAATgtagttatgttttttttatgttcgaCTTATCGATAGCTTtagatatattatactagTTCTTTTTTATGGAACCGATCGTAGATTTGAACGCTTATTTCTCAACTGACAACAAATACTTACTAGATATAAAGAGTACTTGCTAGCCTAATTCGAATCCTTATGGCCAAgactttttgtataatttatgtttgatGTTCACTAAGTACAAACAGACATGTATAATACGATTCGATTATAGATATAGTATGTAATAGTTCGAAATGGCAAGCGGCAAATGTATTCGATAGTTATAaccgttttgtttttatttcactccACCTCACAGTTGGATACAGGcaagatttttatatacatacatacataaaatcacgcctctttcccggaggggtaggcagagactacctctttccacttgccacgatttctgcacacttcttcgcttcatccacattcataaactctcttcatgcaagctcggcggtttcgggtactcttgactgtctatttttatatagctGTGTACAAATAGTTGCTTTTAATCCACGGCTAAGCAAAATTCTTCTCACTTCCCTTCCAAATATTTACTGACTTATTATTCGATGTATCTTTTAACCAGAATTCCTAAAAATTTGATCATCTTTGCCTTGCTTCTTTTCTCTGTATCTTGATCTACTCAATGTGCACTTTTTGAACGTTAAaacgtatttatgtatatattacgtttattcaataattttagcATCAGAAAAAGAGACGCTTAAAAATTCATTGGTACACGTGGAACAATTTTTGGAAGATGTCGGTAAAAGTTTTCAAGCtgaaaaagattatttacaTTCGATAAGCAATGGAATCTCTAAATCACCAAGCACTTATTCAAAATTTGCATCGACTGGTCGACCGAATGAAAATGTTATCTCTATGTTTGTAAGAAATGGTTATAATGAACGAAATAGTGATCATGAACAAGAATCAGATGTCAATTTTAGAGCcccagaaataaaacaaaaagaaaatacaatagCAGGGAACAAGGCAATAACAGACCAGGAAAAAGAAAGTGCAGAAAATGGAAAAGCCGATGATATTTTTGGTAAAATGGTATTTCCACCGCAGAGTGAATTCCCTGCTAGTGTTAGTTTGAAGACCACGGCTACGACTCCGATGGTTTTAAGACCTGATTTTGGTGTTGTCGAAGGAGGTCCATCAGTGATAATCACTACAGAGAAGACCACATCAATCGATGAAGTCTTACTACATCCATCTGATTTTGGATACACTACTACTCGTAAAATACCTACGTATGGTGACACGGGAATCCCAATAATACCATCCAAGTACTTAACAACAAAAGGTAATCTTTACTTATATTAgcgttgtttgtttgtttgaacgcgctaatctcaggaactactggttcgaattgaaaaattgtttttgcgttgaatagaacatttatcgaggaaggctttaggctataaaacatcacgctgcaactataaggagcaaatcaataaaggaaaatgtgaaaaaaactgaatttatCCTTGGgggttcaatgatgcccaaaataactattccacgcggacgaagtcccgggcacagctagtgtaagCATAAAATTCATTCTTTACGCAATATTTTCCTCTGACTCACAAACTCCGTGTAAACTCGGTAAATATCTTTCCTAATATTACAGCGCACAGTGAGTATGTGGCTTCTTTCAAAAAGGACATGATTAAATACGGCATGGGCGTGTTTTCAACCGCCATGTTGAGGGTCTTCCACATCGTCATATACAAAAATCAAGAAGATGTACGAAGATTAGTTTGGGGTTACGGAAGAATTATAGAGAAGTAAGTTCCAACGTCTTCTTTGATGGTTTGACGGCCTccatggcgcagcggtagtacgcttgtctgtgacaccggaggtcccgggttctaactcaatctgtgtaatttgtcccgtatgtataatgtatatatttatttatatttatcttctCAGAGGCTAGATTATTACATCACGTCGTGTATATTGTAGTAAGTGTAAATCCATAGACTCTGCCTACGCTTGTGGGAATCATATGATGTATATCATTGATAGATGATAATCATCATCATATGATAATATTGTGTATCATTGATGTCCATATCATGATATGGTATGATAGCCCATGTGCAGCTGTATCCTACTacgagtaatattataaatccgaaagtttgtgagtgaGAGAAACAAACATCCAAACTGACATAGTTTGGATGTTTGTTTCTCtcactcacaaactttcggatgttactctttcacgcaaaaactactgaaccgattacgatgaaatttggtatgtagatagctgaagaccacgaataacatataggctttttatcccggagtacccgcgggattgatagggtttccatgcggacgaactcgcgggcggcctctagtatgttaataattgaattgagattcaaatagttgctagcccatcggagaatacaagaggaatctcaagtttattagcctttcccttggtcgccttctacgacatccttgggtaAGATATCATGGAGAACTATACTCAATGTGAAATAGCAAGATAACCTGAGACTTTCTATATTCCAGCTATGACATGCGAGGGCAACTAGACGACTTCGGTCAACCGACCAAGCATGCCTTGGTACAGTCGGCCACGTTAGCTGTCGGCATGCCTGCAGATATAAGAAGATGTTGGTAACAATCGCATTATTTCTGATATTTGTATCTTATTGATACTGATTGATTCCTTATGAGgaggtagtacgcttgtctgggACACCGGTggccccgggttcgaatcccggtcagggcatgatgagaaaagaactttttctgattggcctgggtcttggatgtttcattataaaatatagtatcgttgagttagtatctcgtaacacaagtttctaacttacttcgaggctaacaaaatctgtgtaatttgtcccgtttatatttttatttatttattttattttatttaacaaatcgTCATCATAATTTCGGCGTTAGCCAGAGTTCCCCTTTAACCGTGATACAGGTAATTTATACGAAGCCGGAACAAATGTCAGGAAAAAATGAAGTATTCactgattttgataaatattccAAACATACTTCCTTCTACCCGCAACttcgcctaaaataatacaggtattccGAAAACCCTCACAGAAGAACCGCAAATCTCACGGGAACTATAAATTTTACCGGGATCAAAGGTCCcaatgtccttctccagactcttaattacgtataaattttgttaagaaCGGTTCAGTGGATAATGCGTGAAGAGgtaccaaacaaacaaatttacttctgcatttataatattagttagaaTCAAGATCTCTGGAGGTCTTTGAGTAAGTATAAATCCAAGCGTGGAGAGTAGAAACCTAATGACTATGAGATAGTTTTTCTGTATAAATCCGGAGTTATTTATAcagaaaagttattaaaagaGTTGAAACCTAATGACGATGAGATAAATTTACAGCGCAAGCGATATTGTTGCATAATTCAATGATGCATCGATGGGACATGTTCTCTGAAGAAGTCAACTCTATTTTGGACCACATTGACTCTTTGTACCTGAAGGAAGAGGCTGGAGATCTGATTGGAAGCATCGAGCCATTAGAACGTTTCGCTAGTTCTAATGACAGTTCTGTTCCTTATACAGTAAGTTCGGCAATATTCGAGGGCGCTGTATAGATCAACCTACCGCAGAATCAATCCgaatcatacatacacacatataatcacgtctttatcccttgcgggggagacagagccaacagtcttgaaaagactgataggccacgttcacctatttagctttaagatagaattgagattcaaatagtgacatgttgctagcccatcgcataaaagaagaatcccaagtttataagcctatcccttagtcgccttttacgacatccatgggaaagagatggagtgatcctatccttttttttattggtgccaggaaccacacggcacaatcatCAATCCGAatcaatgaaaacaaaataaaataacgatcTTATTACGAGGtcattaaactttaaatcCAATAACAAAGTGTCTCTTGCTATCTCGCTTATAAAAGACGATAGTTTGCAGATTGCGCTTTGATAGGTTGACGcgctcaaatattttcgcgcTATACAAGAATAGTACATCTGTGTAACTTGTAAAATTGGTAATACCCACAAGAgctatacatgcatacatatagtcacgtctatatcactagcgggttgaaaggccacgttcagaatAGAGAGAATAATAAGAAGagctatacatacacataaatatatgtaggtatgtacttatgtatgtagaacGAAAACTATCCTTTCTCTTTCTATAAATCCTGCATCGAATGATGCGAAATCTTACATGGTATCTTTGAATCCCTAGATCTGTAGGAATTGAttgatttagaaaaaaaattatcagtaattctgatatttaatttttagctGGTAGAAATGTTTCTGCGGAAAACATTAGCACCGTGGATGcgtttgaaaaatacatatagaGGAGAAATACTGAAGGAGAACTTGAATAATGCGATCAGAAAGCGCTTTTTCCTTAATCAAAACTATTCCCCACAAAGGCGTAATAATCCCATAAGGCCACGAAGGATTAAAGAACACCGCGTTATGTACAAAACTAGCGTTACAACaagaagaattaaaaataacaacaattaTAGAAAGAAACCTTCTAATGGAAGAATTGTCGACGGACGACGATACAACGGTGATTTCAATATAATTCAATGGGTCCCTGGAGTaactaacaaaaaatttgAGGAAGAAAGATCTAACATGATAAGGAATAACCTCGCACCGTCAACAATTCTTAATAAGCGCACTACAGCTCAACGTTTTCAGTATAATAATCCGTATACAGCCCGTTATTCATTAGTAGCTAAACAAAGAGAACTAAGCACAAGTGCAACAAATAAGTTTGCAGACAGTGATGATAAAGAtctgaaattattttcagagGACGAAAAACCTGACAGAATAAAAAATCCTAACTTCGTTCCTCCAACAAATAGAATTCAACGGACTGTTGCTCAGCGTTTCCATTTTATAAATCCGTATAGCATCCGAAATCCGTTTGCGGATAAACAGCGAGTACTAACAACAAGTACTACAACTAAATTTGAAGTCAGAAATGATAAAGAAACTTTTGAAATGAAGAAGGAATCCCCTGAAGATAAAGCTTTAGAAGATTGGGAAGGTTGGTTACTGTTCTTTAAAACatcatttttaacataaaatcttAAACTTTAGGCTGAAATTTAGTtattaggtataattatatcttttttatatttaataataaggctaaataaattattgtttaaattgtgATTCCCATTATATTCCACCTTATTCCTTatcagatatatttttttttgtttcagatacCAATTTAATGTCACCAAGTACAAAAAAACATCACAGAAAACATCGCAAACACTCACACAAATGTATGAGGCGTAAGTTAACGAAAATTTTACGATTCATAAGGTATTACCGCGAAAAACACAAGAGGAAGCATATGAGAATTCACCACAAGAACGCCAAAcacaaattcatttttaaagcTTTGGACAGTGACGCTAGCTCTCACAGTGAACACAAACGCTATTCTGAATCAGATACGGATTCTGAGAGCGACAGTGACGGTACAGAAAGTGAATACACCATACCTACTAAACcgttttatgaatttaaaacgTTGAGTTACAACAAAGAAGATTTAGGATTCAGAAGAAGCATGCAAGGAAAACCAAAAGTTAAAAAGGTGGTTAATAAAATCAGAAGACTTAGTAGCGAATCTGATGAAGAGATAGCATTAAAGGTAAATTTGCTTAAAGCTATGGCTCTTGATCCTAAAGCGCATAGTTTACCTCGAACTCatgataaaagaaaaagatctCTAGGTTCATCCAACGTGATTTGTATTAGTGATGAGGAAAGTCtacttgaaaataaaatgtacgaatattttaaaaatatatctgatTATTAAAGTAGAGATTCCGGTTATTCATTACCTACATCTTAATGCATCTGTAGTGTAAGCacttattttatctttctttattttttatcagatGGGAAATGACCAACCTTGAAAACGATTTCCTGTagaataaattacttagtaTCTTCTGTAaagttagaaaaatatattagcaACTCTATAGAACAGTCAATAGCAGAAAAACCTGCTCCATTATAcctaattttcttttgtttttatacgaGTTGAGTGCAGTTGACCGTATGTACCAAGATTAGTTTTGggatataaaaactttatctaatctttttataaagttGATGATAAGACCACGATAAGCTGTATGGctattaatgatggaattgagatttagatagtaacaggttgctggcccgtcgcctaaaagaagaatcccaggtttgtaaaatctttttacgttCTACTTCTTGGTTGTTAATAAGCTGTTATCTGTGgtgcagcggcagtacgcttgtctgtctCACCAGAAGTCCCGAGATCGAaacccggccagggcatgatgagaaaaaaactttttctgattggcctgggtcttggatgtttatctatataagtatttattataaaatgtacctagaattgttgagttagcatctcgtaacacaagtctcgaacttacttcgaggctaactcaatcattgtaatttgtcccgtatatatttattatttagttataaaaCCGATTTTATGAACACAACGGTTTCATTCATTTGAAAAGACGCCTCCAATTCTCCGCCATTGTCATACTTCCGTTTAGAAATGGCGCCTTTGGGACCAGTGTCTTGTCTGGGCatctttatttatagatacacAAATTCTGTTCTATTGAAAGTATTGAAACACACTTAAATGGCCGGTCACTTGGCAGTTTGGCACTTGACTCTCGAAATGTTGATATTATTCTTTAACAATTGGTTTCCGGTAAAATCGCTCGTGGTGATTGAAAAATGACTTATTTTTGGACAGACTATGAAATTGATCGTGGTCTGTGGGTATGGGCTAAGTTCTTTGAAGGAAGCAAGCAAGAACAGTCAACTAAGTGTTGTGTGTGGGATTTTTCTTGAATAGATTATAATTCTTGAATTAGCTTTTAATGACAAACGAATTCATGCGTGATGAGATGACCATTAGGTGATAACAAAACAAAGCAGTTAAAGGCCAGGCCACTATCGggtcaattataaaaaaaaattgggtcAATCCACAAACCATAACCAACTTACCTTAAAAGACAACACAAGCAGtatctttaaaaatcttgTATAAACATCCGCGGGAATCCTACATTATCCAAATGCCAACGCCTTTGTTTGTCTATGAACTGTCAGTATTTTGGCGCCAAATCGATGGCGCGAGAAGGGACACAAAGCCGACTCGCAAATACCAAACACCGAATCAAGTTACAAGATCTCGCAATAATACTCTTTTATTTGAGTGAATGAAaggtatttattgtaattttatgggAACACTTGTAAAGTACACGCGTTACTGGGAATCCTttacggtttttttttcaggaatGAATAAAGTGAATGAGTTTCCGGAGGCGCGCGTGATTGCCCGATGTATTGCAAACTTACGTTATTGAATGAGGGTTTCTCTTGTGAATTCACTGGGGAGTCTGATCGGAATGCCAAAACCGCGTTCGGTTTTCATCAAACGATAGGCATTTTTTTTGATTCAATAACAGCGAATCTGTGCGACTAACTTTTATAAGGCATTATGGAAAAATAGTGTCAGTCTTCCCTTTTCGGCGGATACGTTTACcatctttctttttaatatcattgaacctttcaaataagtaggtaactaGTTGTGATAAATGAAAATGACCAGAATTGTAGAATCatgtttattcataaaacaaGAATAGATTTCATTCTTGCTACAATAGTTCCTTCCTGACTTGACAAACAAAGAACCCTCGTCAAGTTTCAAAATTCGATAATTCTTCACTATCATCATTGACAGCCATTGCTTTATACAAATTAACTTTCAAAACAACTTCATCGTCAGATTCCGGAGAAGCTTGTCTTATTACATCTTGATGACTCCTCCTTTTTGGATTAACTTTATCTCTTATTTCATATACTTGTGTCGTGTGTTGATAATAATGTCTGACAGTAGTTTTATTGACGATCATGTCAATAGGTTTACTGATTTTGTTTTCAGTATGATTAGTTTCAGTATAAATAGAAGCTCTAAGATTATTTATGTGTCTATTATGCCTGTGATGACGTTTCTTGCTCTTTCTTCTTTTGTGTCCTTTATGCCGCTTtatgacatttaaaatttttttaagcctGTGCTTTATGCGTTTGTGCCTGTGTTTGTGTGAGTGTTTCTGGTGTGCGTGATGACGTTTGGCTGACGACATTACAAGACCTTGATCTGaaaaggttattaaatttaaatacccgatttttatttaccagGAGTTCTACGAGGaatcgtaaaaaatattatgtctcCCTAGGCTCTTGtttataaaaacacaaaaataatttaatgtagtaatttgataaatataatataataatagtaaaacCAGCGCCACACACccacgcacacacacactcacttacacacaacatacatattctatttctttttacaatgGCTGATTTTTGCCCGCTAAAAATCTTTTGTATTAGTTTAGTTTTGATGTAAAACATCAAAATGGTTTCTCTTTAGttgtttttcatttcttttacgGTATGAAAATAATGGGGGCCAGCACAACCAACTTTTGTACTCCTATTGTATATGAGATTATAGATCCCTTGCGCTTTATGAAACACTTGaaatgaattataatttttacattaggTATACCTATTTCCTAACAGAACAAAAGCATAAAGAAGTACCTTTATCCAAATTTCTTGTAGATCCTCCTTTCTTGTTGATAAGCAAAAGTCTTTTGACATCATCAGACTTAACGTTCGTCATTATCTTCTTTTCATCTAAATTTATCGAATTATTAGCTTTCTCTTCTAATTTAATGTCTAGGTTAAGTGGTTCTACCATTAAATTAGACGGGTTTATTTGTAACTTCGCAATGTTCCTTCGCAAAGCTTTTTCTTTTGAAGTTACATTATCTTTAAATTGTTCTTTACGCTTGGAATTTATGTAAACTTTAACAGGTTTGCCCTCATTTGTGTCCTTTGCTGCTGTAGGTTTATTTCTTCTCGAATGTAGTGAATACTCATCAGGGAACAAATGATTTCTCAGCCCCCTAATCAATGCTTCCTTTAAAATTTCGCGTTTGGGCGAATCTCTCAGACGTTTCCACGGCGCCAGAAGCTTGTCCATGAAGACCTTTACAcgctatatatataaaacataaatataaatatatacgggacaaattacacagattgatttagcctcgaagtaagttcgagatttgtgtgACGAGTTACTTACTTAacgttactttattttataataaatacttatataaactcactcagaaaaagttcttttctcatcatgccctggccggaattcgaacccggcacctccgatgtcacagacaagcgtactaccgctgcgccacagaggccgtcacatagaataataaatcttaCTGTTTGAATAAGTAACTATATTGAAGAAGTGAATTCAtgggttttaaaatattaatccaacaatgaaattatttcGAAGAATCCTTTTCTGGTGCTCACCTACATGTATGCCAATTTTCAGATTTTGACTGTACCTACTGGCTGGCTGGCtggccttagtcgccttttacgacatccatgggaaagacatggagtggtcctattctacatattttgtattggtaccgtgaaccacacggtatataCTTAGTACTCACCGTATAAGGGATTCTAGTAACATTGTTATAAGTATGCAAAGGCACCATGCTTTGAATCAACTCCTCTGTCTCATCATGAGTGTATAGAGAGTCCATGTAATCcattatagaattgaggtcTAGAGAGAACAGCTCCCTCCGGTGGATCAGCGCGTTGTGAAGCAGTATCGCCTGGGCTTTGAACAATGAAAATTGTAAAGaataacacatttttatcTCAAAAAAGTATCAGACTGTTCGGCTCTTTGATGACGTTTTCTTAAACGCGTagataacaaacatacatatatggtcacatctatatcccttgcggactTTTTAACAAGCCATATTTTCTTGTCTAAGCAAACTGCAAAGATTTGAGTAAGCGTAGAGTAAGTTCAAAGTTGGTGTTATGGGATTCTAAGTCAACGTTTCtgtgttttacatacatacatacataaaatcacgcctctttcccggaggggaaggcagagcctacatctttccacttgccacgatctctgcatacttccttcgcttcatccacattcataactctcttcatgacCTTTTATTCTgtgttgttatttatataaattaacatccaaaacccaggctaaaaaattattgaaaaagtcTTTGCACCACGACTCCACTTGACCAGGGATAGAATCCTGGTCCTGCAGTTTAGAGAGAAGAACAAAAAGCAAACTGGGTGTAAAAAGATTTGACATTAA is a genomic window of Amyelois transitella isolate CPQ chromosome 28, ilAmyTran1.1, whole genome shotgun sequence containing:
- the LOC132903546 gene encoding uncharacterized protein LOC132903546, producing the protein MGMGSTKKLLHAVSDLKGLVNDDMSIQTERDARKATNEILMKIHEKLKKTEDYNNIDTRNLVEKKLRRVFARSGDRDLDFDIFGNMDFPEKSEFPVEVSLNTLPTTPAVLKPDFVHGVEGGPPVEILNTPTPTTDLDQILLDPKDFGYTTTHKPIAVFGDVEEFPSIPPIYLTTTKAPMGFEASFKNEMKQYGMGAFSIAMLKIFDMGRSKEKGEVIKLGFALARQVDAAENIGDLDEFGEPTKHAIMKSTAFMANAPYDHLKAQAILLHNALIHRRELFSLDLNSIMDYMDSLYTHDETEELIQSMVPLHTYNNVTRIPYTRVKVFMDKLLAPWKRLRDSPKREILKEALIRGLRNHLFPDEYSLHSRRNKPTAAKDTNEGKPVKVYINSKRKEQFKDNVTSKEKALRRNIAKLQINPSNLMVEPLNLDIKLEEKANNSINLDEKKIMTNVKSDDVKRLLLINKKGGSTRNLDKDQGLVMSSAKRHHAHQKHSHKHRHKRIKHRLKKILNVIKRHKGHKRRKSKKRHHRHNRHINNLRASIYTETNHTENKISKPIDMIVNKTTVRHYYQHTTQVYEIRDKVNPKRRSHQDVIRQASPESDDEVVLKVNLYKAMAVNDDSEELSNFET